GGGTTCGGCAACCAACTGGGCGGCCCTTGCGTCTTCCACTCGAACACAGCGGGAACACAGCCCTGTGCACATCCGGAACTTCCCCGGCCGGTGCCCCGTTCGGCGGCACTAGAGTGGGCCGGAAACGCCGGAGCCGGATCGCGCGAGCAGCGCGGCCCCCGGAGCGGCGGCGCAGCACCGCAGCAAGAAGGTCCAGAGGATCAGGACCAGGACCAGACCCCGACCAGCAGGGAGCGCATGACGTGCGGCCGGTAGGCAGCAAGTACCTGCTCGAGGAGCCGCTCGGGCGCGGCGCCACGGGCACCGTCTGGCGAGCCCGCCAGCGAGAGACCGCGGGTGCCGAGGCGGCCGTGGCCGGTCAGCCCGGCGAGATGGTCGCGATCAAGGTCCTCAAGGAGGAGCTCGCGAACGACCCGGACATCGTGATGCGCTTCCTCCGCGAGCGCTCCGTACTCCTGCGTCTGACGCACCCCAACATCGTGCGCACCCGCGACCTGGTGGTCGAGGGCGATCTCCTCGCCCTGGTCATGGACCTGATCGACGGCCCGGACCTGCACCACTACCTCCGCGACAACGGCCCCTTCTCGCCGGTCGCCGCATCCCTCCTCACCGCGCAGATCGCCGACGCGCTCGCCGCGAGCCACGCGGACGGCGTGGTCCACCGCGACCTCAAGCCGGCCAACGTCCTCCTCTCCACCAGCCCCGACGGCCAGATGCACCCGATGCTGACCGACTTCGGCATCGCCCGCCTCGCGGACTCCCCGGGCCTGACCCGCACCCACGAATTCGTCGGTACGCCGGCCTACGTGGCCCCCGAGTCCGCCGAGGGCCGCCCGCAGACCTCCGCGGTCGACATCTACGGCGCGGGCATCCTCCTGTACGAACTGGTCACCGGACGCCCGCCGTTCGCGGGCGGCAGCGCCCTCGAGGTCCTCCACCGCCACCTCAGCGAGGAGCCCCGCCGCCCCACGACCGTCCCCGAGCCCCTCTGGACGGTCATCGAGCGCTGCCTCTCCAAGGACCCGGACCGCCGCCCGAGCGCGGAGAACCTGGCACGCGGCCTCCGTACGGTCGCCGCGGGCGTGGGCGTCCACTCCACCCCGGCCCAGGTCGACGCGGCCCTCGGGGTTGCCTCCCTGCTCGCCCCCGACCCGGCGCCCACGACCGTCCCGGACATGCCGGGCGCGGCCGACCCGACCCAGGTCCTGCCGTCCAATGCGGCCTCGTACGACCCGAACGCGCGCACCAGCGTCATGCCGAACACCCCGCCGCGCCCCACGGCCGACCCCACCGCGGTGATGCCCAACCAGCCTCCGCAGCCCGACGGCCCGCACCCCTGGCAGAGCCAGCTCCAGGCGGCCCGCGACCGCAACGAGCAGACCCAGGTCCAGTACCTGGACCCCAGCCAGGACCCCCTGCGCCACCGCCCGCACCGAGGCCAGCAGCAGAACCAGCCCCAGGACCAGCGTTACGCGCAGCCCCAGTACCAACAGCCCCAGGACCAGCGCCCGCCCCAGCGGCAGCAGCAGCGTCCTCAGCAACAGCGCCCCCAGCAGCAACAGCGCCCGCAGCAACAGCAGTACGCGCCGCCGCAGCAGCCCCAACAGCCCCAGGCACCCGCACCCCGCGAACCGCGCCAGCCGCGTCAGCGCAGCGCGAACCCGATGAAGATCCCGGGCCTGGGCTGCCTCAAGGGCTGCCTGTTCACCTTCCTGATCCTCTTCGTAGGAGCCTGGCTGATCTGGGAGTTGACCCCGCTCCAGGACTGGATCGGCACGACGAAGGGCTTCTTCGCCCAGATCGGCGACATCATCAGCAAGGTGAGCGACTTCGTGTCGAGCATCGGCGACTCAGGCTCGGGAAACTGACCCGATCCGACCCCACCCTGTAAACAAGTCGACTTCTGCGGGCCAATTTCGCCCGCAGAAGTGAAGGTTGGCGTCTTCCGGGGCACTGAACACCCCAGCACCCGCGTATTTTGGGTGCGATCGCCAGCCGCTGAGGGAGCAGTCTTGGCACGGAAAATCGGCAGCCGGTACACCGCGCACCAGATCCTGGGGCGCGGCAGCGCGGGCACGGTATGGCTAGGCGAAGGCCCCGAGGGCCCCGTCGCCATCAAGCTGCTCCGCGAGGACCTGGCATCCGACCAGGAGCTGGTGGGCCGCTTCGTACAGGAACGCACGGCGCTTCTGGGCCTGGACCACCCCCATGTGGTGGCGGTCCGCGACCTGGTGGTCGACGGCAACGACCTGGCACTGGTGATGGATCTCGTACGGGGCACGGACCTGCGCACCCGCCTGGACCGCGAACGCCGCCTCAGCCCCGAAGCGGCGGTGGCGATCGTCGCGGACATCGCGGACGGCCTGGCGGCGGCGCACGCGGCAGGAGTGGTCCACAGGGACGTAAAACCGGAGAACATCCTCCTGGACATGCAGGGCCCCCTGGGCCCGGGCAGCTCGCACCCGGCGCTCCTCACGGACTTCGGCGTGGCGAAACTGATCGACACCCCGCGCCGCACGCGAGCGACCAAAATCATCGGCACCCCGGACTACTTGGCCCCGGAGATCATCGAGGGCCTGCCCCCACGAGCCTCAGTAGACATCTACGCCCTCGCGACGGTCCTCTACGAACTCCTCGCGGGCTTCACGCCGTTCGGCGGCGGCCACCCGGGAGCGGTCCTCCGCCGCCACGTCACGGAGACGGTCGTCCCCCTCCCCGGAATCCCGGACGAGCTGTGGCAACTCCTGGTCCAGTGCCTGGCGAAGGCCCCGGCCTCCCGCCTGCGCGCGTCCGAACTGGGCGACCGCCTGCGCGAGCAACTCCCGCACCTGGCAGGCATTCCGCCGCTGGACGTGGACGAACCGGACGATGAGCAGCCGGAAGAAGAGCCGTACGCGGAAGACACCACGCCCACCCCGTCGTCCACTCCCCGGAGAGGCGCGGTCCCCCTGGTCCCGGGCTCGTCCCCCGACTCCAACCGCGACACCCACACGAGCATGCGGGTCCCGGCCCCCGACGAACTGGCGGGCGGCCCCCTGGGCACGGCCCGAGCGCCCCGCACGTCGGCGCAGCGCCGCCCGGGCACGGCCCGCCACAAGTCGACGACCGAGGCCGTACGACGCCGCCGCATCAAGCTGGGCGCGGCGGCGATCGTGGTGGCGGCGGCGGTAGGGGTGGGCGGCTGGCTGGCGACGTCGGGAGACGACGCTTCGAACCAGCCCCAGGACACCAAACAGTCAACCTCAACCCAGCCCTAGCAGTAGGGCACGATGCTCAAATTGTCGACGTACCGAGCGGAGACCCACCCGCTCCCGTCACCGAGCATGTACCAGATCGGGTTCCCGCCGACGCTCTGCCCGTTCTTCTTGCAGTAGAGCGAGATGACCGACCCGGGCCTGAGCTCCTTCACGGAGGCGGAGGCGGTGGTGGCGCTCTTCCGGACATGCAGTTCAGTACGGGAAGTCACCCGCCCCTGAGCCCGGGTCCCACCGTTGCCCACACCGCTGTTGCAGGTCGGCACGGCGCTGAAATTGTCCACGTACTTCGCGCTGACCCACCCACCGTCGGACAGGTTGTACCAAATCCGGTTCCCGCCGACGCTGGGCCCGTTGACCTTGCAGCTCAGGAACACGATCTGCTGATACGCGAGGACCTTGGTCACCCGGGCCGACATGGTCGGATTGCTGTGCACATTGAGCCCGGCCTGCGTACTCACCCGCCCACCGGGATCGGCGGCGGCGGCCGGCATCACGCTGGCAAAGGTGAAGAACCCTGCGGTCCCCAGAACAGCGGCCGTACCAAGCAAGGGAAGTCTCATCACATGCTCCTTCCAGCCCCTCCAGCCAGCCTCGCCCGAGTGTCGCAAGGGCGCATGTTGATCATGAGGTACGGGAGCCTGGCGTCACGTTCCGTAGCCGGGTCCACCGGCCCGCTTGTGGCTGTCGATCTTGCCGCCCGGGGAATGCCCGCACCAGCAGCCGTTACGCTGGACCCGTGGCAGTCGTCGATGTTTCCGAAGAGCTGAAGTCCCTCTCCTCGACCATGGGGTCGATCGAGGCCGTCCTGGACCTCGACAAGCTGAGGGCCGATATCGTCGTGCTCGAGGAGCAGGCCGCGGCACCGTCCCTCTGGGACGACCCGGATGCGGCCCAGAAGATCACCAGCAAGCTTTCACACATGCAGGCCGAGGTCCGTAAGGCCGAAGCCCTGCGCGGGCGCATCGACGACCTGAGCGTGCTCTTCGAGCTCGCCGAGGCCGAGGACGACGCCGACACCCTCGCCGAGGCGGAGTCCGAGCTCGTCTCGGTCCGGAAGGCGCTGGAAGAGATGGAAGTACGGACGCTTCTGTCGGGCGAGTACGACGAGCGCGAGGCGCTGGTCAACATCCGCGCCGAGGCCGGTGGCGTCGACGCCGCCGACTTCGCCGAGCAGCTGCAGCGCATGTACCTGCGGTACGCCGAGCGGCACGGGTACAAGACCGAGGTCTACGAGACGTCGTACGCGGAAGAGGCCGGCATCAAGTCGACCACCTTCGTCGTCAAGGCCCCGTACGCCTACGGCACCCTCTCCGTGGAGCAGGGCACGCACCGGCTCGTCCGGATCTCGCCCTTCGACAACCAGGGTCGCCGCCAGACGTCGTTCGCGGGCGTGGAGGTGCTCCCCGTCGTGGAGCAGACCGACCACATCGAGATCGACGAGACCGAGCTGCGCGTGGACGTCTACCGCGCCTCCGGTCCCGGTGGCCAGGGCGTCAACACCACTGACTCCGCCGTGCGACTGACCCACATCCCCACCGGGATCGTGGTGTCCTGCCAGAACGAGCGCTCGCAGATCCAGAACAAGGCCAGCGCCATGAACGTCCTCCAGGCGAAGCTCCTCGAGCGCCGCCGCCAGGAGGAGCAGGCGCTGATGGACTCGCTCAAGGGCGACGGCGGCAACTCCTGGGGCAACCAGATGCGTTCGTACGTCCTGCACCCCTACCAGATGGTGAAGGACCTCCGGACCGAGTTCGAGGTCGGCAACCCGCAGGCTGTGCTCGACGGTGAGATCGACGGCTTCCTGGAAGCCGGAATTCGCTGGCGCAAGCAGCAGGAGAAGTAGCAGTACCTTTGTCGATAAGCGAACTGCCGCCCCACGGGCGGCAGTTCGCTTTTTTCGTCACAGTCGTATTCCCGTACGACGGGCAATGCGGGTCATTCCGGGCATTGCGCGCGCAACGACCTTGACGCACATCTTATTTACGTGAAGGCTGGCGCGCGGCATGCGTATCACTGGGGCGCGTGTGGTCGGGGGTACGGGTACGACACCCCCTCTGGCGCTGCCGCCCCCGAACGCTGCTCCATTGACGATGAGCTACTGGGGGTAGCAAGCAGATGACGAAGAAGACGCGAATCCGCGTTGCACGGATCGCGGCCGGTGCGGTGATCGCTGCGGGCGCTTCGCTCACCGCCGCGGGTGCCGCTCAGGCCGTGGGCATAGACGTGGGCGTCGGCCCGCTCAATGCGCACGCCAGCGTGGACCAGAAGGGCATCGACGCCGGTCTCGGCGTGGACGACGACCCGACCGGTATTCCGACGGATCAGCCGACGGGTGACCCGACCGGTATTCCGACGGACGAGCCGACGGATGAGCCCACCGACGAGCCGACGGACGTCCCCACCGACGTTCCGACCGACGTCCCGACGGACGTTCCGACGGACAAGCCCACCGACAAGCCGACGGACAAGCCCACCGACAAGCCGACCCACGGCTCGTCGACGGGTGGCAACGCCAACGGTGGCAACGCCAACGGTGGCAACGAGGGTGGCGACGACGGCGACGCCGGCACCTGCACCTCGGATGCCGACACCGTCACGTGCACCGACGGCTCGTCGAACACCAACACCGACAACCTCGGCTCGCAGCCGGTCGAGCAGGGCAAGGCCAAGGAGGAGCTGGCCGAGACCGGCGCCGCCGAGACCTCGTTCCTGATCATCGGTGCCGCGACCATGATCGCCGGTGGCATCGGCTTCCGGTTCCTGCCGCGCATCGCGGGCAACCGCACCGCTGCGTAAGCACGCGGAGCACGTACGTACGTAAGAGAGGGCCCCGACACCTTCAGGTGTCGGGGCCCTCTCTCGTACGTAAGGGATCAGACCGTCTGATGGGCCAGCAGC
The sequence above is drawn from the Streptomyces sp. NBC_01465 genome and encodes:
- a CDS encoding serine/threonine-protein kinase, which produces MRPVGSKYLLEEPLGRGATGTVWRARQRETAGAEAAVAGQPGEMVAIKVLKEELANDPDIVMRFLRERSVLLRLTHPNIVRTRDLVVEGDLLALVMDLIDGPDLHHYLRDNGPFSPVAASLLTAQIADALAASHADGVVHRDLKPANVLLSTSPDGQMHPMLTDFGIARLADSPGLTRTHEFVGTPAYVAPESAEGRPQTSAVDIYGAGILLYELVTGRPPFAGGSALEVLHRHLSEEPRRPTTVPEPLWTVIERCLSKDPDRRPSAENLARGLRTVAAGVGVHSTPAQVDAALGVASLLAPDPAPTTVPDMPGAADPTQVLPSNAASYDPNARTSVMPNTPPRPTADPTAVMPNQPPQPDGPHPWQSQLQAARDRNEQTQVQYLDPSQDPLRHRPHRGQQQNQPQDQRYAQPQYQQPQDQRPPQRQQQRPQQQRPQQQQRPQQQQYAPPQQPQQPQAPAPREPRQPRQRSANPMKIPGLGCLKGCLFTFLILFVGAWLIWELTPLQDWIGTTKGFFAQIGDIISKVSDFVSSIGDSGSGN
- the prfB gene encoding peptide chain release factor 2; the protein is MAVVDVSEELKSLSSTMGSIEAVLDLDKLRADIVVLEEQAAAPSLWDDPDAAQKITSKLSHMQAEVRKAEALRGRIDDLSVLFELAEAEDDADTLAEAESELVSVRKALEEMEVRTLLSGEYDEREALVNIRAEAGGVDAADFAEQLQRMYLRYAERHGYKTEVYETSYAEEAGIKSTTFVVKAPYAYGTLSVEQGTHRLVRISPFDNQGRRQTSFAGVEVLPVVEQTDHIEIDETELRVDVYRASGPGGQGVNTTDSAVRLTHIPTGIVVSCQNERSQIQNKASAMNVLQAKLLERRRQEEQALMDSLKGDGGNSWGNQMRSYVLHPYQMVKDLRTEFEVGNPQAVLDGEIDGFLEAGIRWRKQQEK
- a CDS encoding serine/threonine-protein kinase: MARKIGSRYTAHQILGRGSAGTVWLGEGPEGPVAIKLLREDLASDQELVGRFVQERTALLGLDHPHVVAVRDLVVDGNDLALVMDLVRGTDLRTRLDRERRLSPEAAVAIVADIADGLAAAHAAGVVHRDVKPENILLDMQGPLGPGSSHPALLTDFGVAKLIDTPRRTRATKIIGTPDYLAPEIIEGLPPRASVDIYALATVLYELLAGFTPFGGGHPGAVLRRHVTETVVPLPGIPDELWQLLVQCLAKAPASRLRASELGDRLREQLPHLAGIPPLDVDEPDDEQPEEEPYAEDTTPTPSSTPRRGAVPLVPGSSPDSNRDTHTSMRVPAPDELAGGPLGTARAPRTSAQRRPGTARHKSTTEAVRRRRIKLGAAAIVVAAAVGVGGWLATSGDDASNQPQDTKQSTSTQP